From the genome of Ignavibacteriales bacterium, one region includes:
- a CDS encoding helix-turn-helix transcriptional regulator gives MKNILHILRAEHRLSQEDLAKKLDVSRQTINAIEREKYDPSLPLALKIAKVFNKRVEEIFFLEDEK, from the coding sequence ATGAAAAACATACTCCACATATTGAGAGCCGAACACAGACTCTCTCAAGAGGATTTAGCCAAGAAGCTTGATGTATCCCGCCAGACAATTAACGCAATTGAGCGGGAGAAGTACGACCCTAGCTTACCGCTTGCATTAAAGATTGCAAAAGTATTTAATAAGAGGGTGGAAGAAATTTTCTTTCTGGAGGATGAAAAATGA